Proteins encoded within one genomic window of Phototrophicus methaneseepsis:
- a CDS encoding polyprenyl synthetase family protein, whose product MTTQIAQQDALSRETPVNIDVAVQAVEDVMMEIVNSRVDVLRDASHHILGAGGKRIRPRLLMLCYLALGGTDVKFAAPPAAAVELMHTASVVHDDINDHGVLRRGRPSVNAKWGRTFALLTGDFLFTSVYQLMSPYSELNKILADAATALVEGETLQAAAVKNNEFTREAYARIIALKTAALFRAAGEMGARLADANEKFVEAMSSAAYNIGLAFQIVDDILDIVGDEEQLGKTSGIDIAQGRGFVSATESASSLEVQNGASADDVIDNVKRKLLEGNRLEEARAQAKGLIDMAVRQIGILPESAAKDELIALAQMVINRDH is encoded by the coding sequence ATGACAACTCAGATCGCCCAACAAGATGCTCTCTCGCGTGAAACACCTGTGAATATTGACGTTGCAGTTCAAGCTGTAGAAGATGTGATGATGGAAATCGTCAATAGCAGGGTGGATGTCTTGCGTGATGCGAGTCATCATATACTTGGCGCTGGGGGTAAACGAATCCGTCCCCGTTTGCTGATGCTGTGTTACCTGGCATTAGGTGGTACAGACGTCAAATTTGCTGCGCCTCCGGCTGCCGCTGTCGAGCTGATGCATACAGCAAGTGTTGTACACGATGACATTAATGATCATGGCGTGCTGCGTCGTGGTCGTCCCTCCGTCAACGCTAAATGGGGCCGCACCTTTGCCCTCCTGACTGGCGACTTCTTATTCACATCGGTATACCAACTGATGTCACCATACAGCGAACTCAACAAAATTCTTGCTGACGCCGCAACAGCCCTAGTCGAAGGCGAAACGTTGCAAGCCGCAGCCGTAAAGAATAATGAATTCACGCGCGAAGCTTACGCACGTATCATTGCCCTGAAGACAGCTGCACTCTTCCGTGCAGCCGGCGAAATGGGCGCGCGATTGGCTGATGCCAATGAAAAATTTGTCGAAGCCATGAGCTCCGCGGCCTATAATATTGGTCTAGCCTTCCAAATCGTTGACGATATTCTGGATATCGTTGGCGATGAGGAACAGCTCGGTAAGACATCGGGCATTGATATTGCTCAAGGGCGTGGCTTCGTGAGCGCCACAGAAAGTGCCAGCTCACTCGAGGTGCAAAATGGGGCATCGGCTGATGATGTTATTGATAACGTCAAGCGTAAGTTGCTAGAAGGCAACCGACTTGAGGAAGCCCGGGCGCAGGCAAAAGGTCTCATCGATATGGCAGTTCGTCAGATTGGTATTCTGCCAGAAAGTGCCGCAAAAGACGAGCTTATTGCCCTGGCACAAATGGTCATTAACCGCGACCACTAA
- a CDS encoding sensor histidine kinase, which yields MASLLISGGDAGRKFITLSVTSQILLVSEHIAQAEQITLYLQQHDFDVVVVDTFEELPNFQTADAVIGVPTPETFLLYSDLMALEVRPLLVWITDQYANLLGHIADVADAILPNHPLYIERQLSLLLNWRAELNKSNTADEPHGSETELLKNAIVRNVSHELRTPFLQVKSAVSLIAEEAKNESLVTYASNALSRLESIIQNITMLGSSLEYNPAPIILRDTVEGARRNLQRSNGNIASDDRIKLLIDDKLPPVMADRQGLTTVMRLLIENALKFSKEQVEIIARQEGGRAFIAVQDYGIGIPENKLKNIFELFYQIDGSTTRRYGGTGIGLALVKLILELHQSKIYVQSIPGQGSIFYFFLSLVDMDDNALVS from the coding sequence ATGGCGAGCCTGCTCATTTCTGGTGGGGATGCAGGCAGAAAGTTTATAACCTTGTCTGTAACATCACAGATTCTGCTGGTGTCAGAGCATATTGCTCAGGCGGAGCAAATCACTCTGTACCTACAGCAGCATGACTTCGATGTCGTCGTTGTCGACACGTTTGAAGAATTACCTAACTTCCAAACGGCGGACGCCGTTATTGGCGTCCCAACACCTGAGACATTCCTGCTATATAGTGATCTGATGGCCCTTGAAGTACGCCCCCTATTGGTATGGATAACAGATCAATACGCCAACTTGCTGGGGCATATTGCCGACGTTGCTGATGCCATCTTGCCAAATCACCCCCTCTATATTGAGCGCCAACTTTCTTTGCTCTTAAATTGGCGTGCCGAACTTAATAAATCAAATACAGCAGACGAGCCACATGGCAGCGAAACAGAGTTACTCAAGAATGCCATTGTTCGCAATGTCTCTCATGAGCTGCGGACGCCTTTCCTACAGGTAAAATCTGCGGTCTCCTTAATCGCAGAAGAAGCCAAAAATGAAAGCCTTGTCACGTATGCGTCCAATGCCCTCTCGCGGCTGGAAAGCATCATTCAAAATATCACCATGCTAGGTAGCAGCCTGGAATATAACCCCGCCCCCATTATCTTGCGCGATACTGTTGAAGGTGCTCGCCGCAATTTGCAACGTTCGAATGGCAATATCGCCTCCGATGATCGCATCAAACTATTGATTGATGATAAGCTGCCCCCTGTCATGGCTGACCGCCAGGGTTTGACCACGGTCATGCGTTTGCTGATAGAAAACGCGCTCAAATTTAGCAAAGAACAAGTTGAGATTATTGCGCGGCAGGAAGGCGGTCGTGCATTTATCGCCGTCCAAGACTATGGTATCGGCATCCCCGAAAATAAGCTTAAAAACATATTCGAACTTTTCTATCAAATTGATGGTTCAACGACGCGGCGATACGGCGGCACAGGTATTGGCTTAGCCCTCGTCAAGCTCATTCTGGAATTGCATCAATCAAAAATCTACGTTCAGAGTATTCCGGGCCAGGGTAGTATCTTCTACTTTTTCCTATCTCTGGTAGATATGGACGATAATGCCCTCGTCAGCTAG
- a CDS encoding HAD family hydrolase translates to MIKAILVDLDNTLIANPDHAFARAFLEHFQQYLQDTLGITNANALFKEAIHNWAAPTYWTETNQTRLAQLIADQGCVPLEAAVLELMRFYETILPVMATHVQPIVGAASALSSLLDFSLDIVIATNPFYPRVAIEQRMKLGQLPVDAPYAFVTSSEDMHYSKQNPAYYAEVVARVGVEPDEALVIGDHLENDILNAQKTGLHTLHIDGEQIPSFEEAIQRLTQSSDWRSHYSPHTIHPEMIIPQWHGNIAALFALLAKVEDHYWQQHPFDREWSILQILSHLLEAEKSTHRARLQQILAEDNPFIVAPPPPGPDIPIYSDDGYAIAEAFLAERKKTTELIQTLTAKDWERPAQHSIFSKTTLVEMAHFTAQHDRLHINQLCQTLGHCK, encoded by the coding sequence ATGATTAAGGCCATTTTGGTCGACCTTGATAACACGCTTATCGCCAACCCGGATCACGCCTTTGCGCGTGCTTTTCTGGAGCATTTCCAACAATATCTTCAGGATACATTAGGCATTACAAATGCAAACGCCCTATTTAAAGAAGCAATTCATAATTGGGCTGCACCGACATACTGGACAGAGACAAATCAGACGCGGTTAGCTCAACTCATCGCCGACCAGGGCTGTGTGCCTCTAGAGGCAGCCGTATTAGAGCTTATGCGCTTCTACGAAACCATATTGCCAGTCATGGCAACACACGTTCAGCCAATTGTAGGCGCTGCATCAGCACTGAGCAGTTTACTCGACTTTTCGCTAGACATTGTGATTGCTACAAACCCATTTTATCCGCGCGTAGCAATCGAACAACGCATGAAGTTGGGGCAACTACCTGTTGACGCACCTTATGCCTTTGTGACCAGCAGTGAAGATATGCACTATAGCAAACAAAACCCGGCCTATTATGCAGAAGTTGTTGCTCGCGTTGGCGTAGAGCCGGATGAAGCCCTTGTGATCGGGGATCATCTGGAAAACGACATTCTCAATGCTCAAAAAACGGGGCTGCATACACTACACATTGATGGCGAACAAATACCCTCCTTTGAAGAAGCTATTCAACGCCTGACGCAATCATCTGATTGGCGCTCCCATTATTCCCCTCACACGATCCATCCTGAAATGATTATCCCCCAGTGGCACGGGAACATAGCCGCCTTATTTGCATTGCTCGCAAAGGTAGAGGATCACTACTGGCAGCAGCACCCCTTTGATAGAGAGTGGTCCATCCTACAAATTCTCTCCCACCTCCTGGAAGCAGAAAAAAGCACACATCGTGCTCGCTTGCAGCAAATCCTCGCTGAGGATAATCCCTTCATCGTCGCCCCCCCACCCCCTGGGCCAGATATTCCTATCTACAGCGATGACGGTTACGCCATTGCAGAAGCCTTCCTTGCAGAGCGCAAAAAAACAACGGAACTTATTCAAACTCTTACGGCTAAAGATTGGGAGCGCCCCGCACAACATAGCATTTTTAGCAAAACGACATTGGTTGAAATGGCCCATTTCACGGCTCAACATGATCGCCTGCACATCAATCAACTATGCCAAACGCTGGGTCATTGCAAATAG
- a CDS encoding helicase C-terminal domain-containing protein, translated as MRGELVAFDLETTGLDIQNDAIIEIGAVRIVDGVIDAEYSTLINPGFAIPQETTYITGIDQRDVKDAPSLNMILPDFQRFVGDAPVIAHNAMFDVGFMRRYGMLTGNSPIDTVELASILMPQLPRYNLGSLVKLLDIDLENAHRALDDARATGKLYWLLWQKALNLPPSVIQEIARYGSGIDWDLNVFFKACAAETAQTGNGEFAIDFAENEQSIIPDRAAQTPSSRALITKEEIASILGPEGKLSQTINNYEYREQQVSMADSVADAFNNQQHVMIEAGTGTGKSLAYLVPAALWATENKERVVISTNTINLQEQLIQKDIPLLHDVIEQPFTAAVMKGRGNYLCPRRLAAMRRRLPTSIDELRMMVKLLVWLSETNTGDRGEITLRGNENYIWTRLSAQDEGCTTRRCIASMHGTCPYHQARQRAEAADLLVVNHALLVSDALNANGQTLPPYQHVIIDEAHQLEDAVTNGLNTRIDQVTLAQRLAELGGANRGLMGDILNQLRGAAPDKTVMKLEAFTQNVDMAVKAMLVHVTRFFETLADFVNDTGQNNKSQIRITESSRTLSEFTRVQIRWEQLSEFFDVIADAMTHILGTLHDLESSSIDIDDQINSVAATARYLSDVRHQIDAFANDADDNTVYWIHNAQYSDYIAIQTAPQHAGRYIEETLWQRKETIVLTSATMQTGNDFAYMKDRLHAERLRASTVGSPFDYEKSAMIYIPEDMPEPNRPNYQKMVERGIINLATALNGRVMVLFTSYSQLKETATNIAARLALGDIVVYDQATGTSRESLLDNFKSTEKAVLLGTRSFWDGVDIPGEDLSALVIVRLPFAVPTDPVFAARSEMYDDAFHNYAVPNAILRFRQGFGRLIRTQHDRGIVTIFDSRIINKKYGSQFLEALPACTVQRGPLDNLGAAAQHWLSTTKA; from the coding sequence ATGCGAGGCGAACTCGTTGCATTTGACCTCGAAACGACCGGCCTCGATATACAAAACGACGCCATTATCGAAATCGGAGCAGTGCGTATTGTCGATGGCGTCATTGACGCTGAATACAGCACGCTCATTAACCCAGGGTTTGCCATCCCACAGGAAACAACCTACATCACAGGTATTGATCAGCGAGACGTTAAAGACGCCCCATCGCTGAATATGATCTTGCCAGATTTCCAGCGATTCGTCGGTGACGCGCCTGTCATCGCGCACAATGCCATGTTTGACGTTGGTTTCATGCGCCGATATGGGATGCTTACGGGTAATTCGCCCATCGATACAGTCGAACTTGCCTCCATCCTGATGCCACAGTTACCACGCTACAATCTGGGTAGTCTGGTAAAACTGCTTGATATCGACCTGGAAAATGCCCATCGTGCATTGGATGATGCCCGTGCGACAGGAAAGTTATACTGGTTACTCTGGCAAAAAGCGCTGAATCTGCCCCCTTCTGTGATCCAGGAGATCGCACGCTATGGCAGCGGCATTGATTGGGACCTAAATGTCTTTTTTAAAGCCTGTGCTGCGGAGACTGCCCAAACAGGTAATGGTGAATTTGCCATCGACTTTGCAGAAAATGAGCAAAGCATCATTCCAGACCGGGCAGCGCAAACCCCCTCATCGCGGGCCCTCATCACAAAAGAAGAAATCGCTTCTATTCTTGGACCTGAGGGCAAACTCTCTCAGACGATCAACAATTATGAATACCGTGAACAACAAGTTTCGATGGCAGATTCTGTTGCAGACGCATTTAACAACCAGCAGCATGTCATGATTGAAGCTGGTACAGGCACAGGCAAGTCACTGGCCTATCTGGTCCCAGCAGCCCTATGGGCCACAGAAAACAAGGAACGCGTCGTCATTTCCACCAATACGATCAATCTGCAAGAGCAGCTCATCCAGAAAGATATTCCGCTGCTGCATGACGTGATTGAACAGCCATTTACCGCCGCAGTCATGAAAGGCCGCGGTAACTATTTATGCCCCCGGCGGCTCGCAGCCATGCGACGCAGATTGCCAACAAGCATCGACGAACTGCGCATGATGGTCAAATTGCTCGTCTGGCTCAGTGAAACGAACACAGGAGATCGCGGCGAGATCACCCTGCGCGGCAACGAAAATTACATCTGGACACGACTTAGCGCGCAGGATGAAGGTTGCACAACACGTCGCTGTATCGCCAGCATGCATGGCACCTGTCCCTATCATCAGGCTCGGCAGCGTGCAGAAGCCGCTGATTTACTTGTTGTCAATCATGCTCTACTCGTCTCGGATGCTCTCAATGCAAATGGGCAGACACTGCCGCCATACCAGCATGTCATCATTGATGAAGCCCACCAGCTAGAAGATGCCGTTACCAATGGGCTCAACACGCGTATCGACCAGGTGACGCTAGCACAGCGCCTTGCGGAGCTTGGTGGCGCAAATCGTGGACTGATGGGCGATATTCTCAATCAGCTACGCGGTGCTGCCCCTGACAAGACCGTCATGAAATTAGAAGCTTTTACGCAGAATGTCGATATGGCTGTAAAAGCGATGCTTGTCCACGTGACGCGCTTCTTCGAAACGTTGGCCGATTTTGTGAACGATACAGGCCAGAACAATAAATCGCAGATTCGCATCACAGAATCCAGCCGCACGCTCAGCGAGTTTACACGGGTGCAAATACGTTGGGAGCAACTATCTGAGTTCTTCGATGTCATCGCAGATGCCATGACGCATATCCTGGGCACATTACATGATCTGGAAAGCAGTTCGATTGATATCGATGACCAGATTAATAGTGTTGCAGCAACAGCACGCTATTTATCCGATGTCCGCCATCAAATTGATGCTTTCGCCAATGATGCAGACGATAATACGGTTTACTGGATCCATAATGCCCAGTATTCAGATTATATTGCTATCCAGACAGCACCCCAGCATGCTGGCCGATACATCGAAGAGACGCTCTGGCAACGTAAAGAAACGATTGTGCTCACCAGTGCTACCATGCAAACGGGCAACGACTTTGCCTATATGAAAGACCGATTACACGCAGAGCGTTTAAGGGCATCAACGGTCGGCTCACCATTTGACTATGAGAAGTCAGCCATGATATATATTCCAGAAGATATGCCAGAGCCGAACCGTCCGAACTATCAGAAGATGGTTGAGCGTGGCATCATCAACCTGGCAACAGCGCTCAATGGTCGTGTGATGGTGCTCTTCACGAGCTACAGCCAACTTAAAGAAACAGCGACTAACATTGCTGCGCGCCTCGCTCTGGGTGACATCGTTGTCTATGATCAGGCGACAGGCACCAGTCGAGAATCACTGTTAGATAACTTTAAGTCGACCGAGAAAGCCGTACTTCTGGGTACACGCAGCTTTTGGGATGGCGTTGATATACCTGGCGAGGACCTCAGTGCACTCGTCATCGTTCGACTGCCCTTTGCTGTACCAACAGACCCTGTTTTTGCAGCCCGGTCAGAAATGTATGATGACGCATTTCATAATTATGCTGTACCGAACGCTATTTTGCGCTTCCGGCAAGGCTTTGGACGCCTCATCCGTACACAGCATGATCGTGGCATTGTTACCATCTTCGACAGCCGGATCATCAATAAGAAATATGGCAGCCAATTTTTAGAGGCGCTCCCAGCATGTACCGTGCAAAGAGGCCCATTGGATAACCTGGGCGCAGCAGCACAACATTGGCTCTCAACAACGAAAGCGTAA
- a CDS encoding PstS family phosphate ABC transporter substrate-binding protein — translation MARWPRSAQQVTQIAWLFALALFMTLTTTIATAQENIEIVGSGIALPLLEDLATAAEQEVAVNVTGTGPGLQALCNGEASLVAVPRAINSDEDAACTENGVTYSELLIANDILAVVTNADSNLPTCLTTDVINTLLAPSAANRVSDWTGFVEQAADEAEAPEAPALSVYLPEAGTRTYALLDSLISGAGLRADATLADTATILSSVAETEGALGVVSLPDALAAGDSVSVLNINTASTGAGCVAPASETLEADTYTYGQPILLYVADSAREDLSDFLSLITSQDLANTLTEDGFVAVSESAQAINQAVIAGESEDGRQFTTAQTSFQVPASLTGEVVVSGTGAGYSYVNSALSTLTSAQTGLNVRYQIEGNAAGIRRLCNGEADIVITTTTLSDEQNAACEANEIVPVTMPLGTQATVLVAHAADEFAACLTTDQINTLWGATGEELPTNWNQVDASFPDQGVTLFAPSLGSIYGDIMMQYSAPLLPVRDDTETSADALYRAAATANVEGALTFMSWPDYVRVLDNEQANIQLVGVDAGNGCITPSEETITAGEYPLTLTTHLVTSQSALIDVNVQSILWTLFEDSNLSTLQTNGYVGLSGNVLPGLRQQLEREFSAASEAALASAPATDTDAETDTEADATDEAAEDTTDTTEEEVTEEAEATEEATEAPTEDATEEMTEEATEEATEEAEATEAATEEATEEAVEDVEATATSES, via the coding sequence ATGGCACGTTGGCCGCGCAGCGCTCAACAAGTGACTCAAATCGCTTGGCTTTTTGCTTTAGCGCTTTTTATGACTTTAACAACAACCATAGCCACTGCACAAGAGAATATTGAAATCGTTGGCAGTGGTATTGCACTCCCATTATTAGAAGACCTTGCCACTGCGGCAGAACAAGAGGTTGCGGTCAACGTCACGGGGACAGGCCCAGGGCTGCAAGCACTTTGTAATGGCGAAGCATCGCTCGTCGCAGTACCCCGTGCGATCAACAGTGACGAGGACGCAGCCTGTACAGAAAATGGTGTGACGTACAGCGAGTTGTTAATCGCCAACGACATTCTGGCCGTCGTTACCAATGCGGATAGCAACTTGCCCACCTGCCTCACCACAGATGTCATCAACACTTTGCTTGCACCATCGGCGGCAAATCGTGTCAGCGATTGGACAGGCTTTGTTGAGCAGGCGGCTGATGAGGCTGAAGCACCAGAAGCCCCCGCACTCAGCGTTTACTTGCCAGAAGCTGGGACACGTACCTATGCCCTCCTGGATTCTCTCATCAGCGGTGCGGGTTTACGTGCAGATGCAACTCTGGCAGATACAGCCACGATCCTCAGTTCCGTTGCAGAAACTGAAGGAGCCCTCGGTGTTGTTTCACTGCCAGATGCTCTCGCAGCTGGTGATAGCGTTTCTGTGTTGAATATCAACACCGCCTCCACAGGGGCTGGCTGTGTCGCACCCGCATCAGAGACTTTAGAGGCTGATACCTATACCTATGGGCAGCCCATTCTGCTGTACGTTGCGGATTCCGCCAGAGAAGACCTCAGCGACTTCCTGAGCCTCATCACCAGCCAGGACCTAGCGAATACCCTCACAGAAGATGGTTTTGTGGCTGTTTCCGAAAGTGCACAAGCTATCAATCAGGCTGTGATCGCTGGCGAAAGCGAAGATGGCCGCCAATTCACCACCGCCCAGACCAGCTTCCAGGTTCCAGCATCTTTGACGGGTGAAGTGGTCGTTAGTGGTACAGGCGCTGGTTACAGCTATGTGAATAGCGCCCTGAGCACACTGACATCCGCCCAAACTGGGCTGAATGTGCGTTATCAGATTGAAGGCAACGCTGCGGGCATCCGCCGTTTGTGCAACGGCGAAGCCGATATCGTCATTACCACGACGACACTCTCCGATGAACAAAATGCAGCCTGCGAAGCGAACGAAATCGTCCCGGTAACGATGCCACTAGGCACACAGGCAACAGTCCTGGTCGCTCATGCAGCCGACGAATTTGCGGCCTGCCTAACCACAGATCAGATTAATACGTTGTGGGGCGCTACGGGCGAAGAATTGCCCACCAATTGGAACCAGGTAGATGCTTCTTTCCCTGACCAGGGAGTGACCTTATTCGCGCCTTCGCTGGGCAGCATCTACGGCGACATCATGATGCAATACAGTGCTCCCCTCCTGCCCGTGCGTGATGACACCGAAACCAGCGCCGACGCGCTGTATCGTGCTGCTGCAACAGCCAATGTCGAAGGCGCACTCACTTTCATGAGTTGGCCCGACTACGTGCGCGTCCTGGATAATGAGCAAGCCAATATTCAGTTGGTTGGTGTTGATGCAGGCAATGGTTGCATTACCCCGTCAGAAGAAACCATCACCGCTGGTGAATATCCTCTGACGCTCACAACCCATCTGGTCACATCACAAAGCGCCCTGATTGATGTCAACGTTCAATCTATTTTGTGGACGCTCTTTGAAGATAGCAATCTGAGCACATTACAGACCAATGGCTATGTTGGCCTGAGTGGTAACGTCCTACCCGGCTTGCGCCAACAGCTTGAGCGCGAATTTAGTGCCGCATCTGAGGCAGCTTTAGCTTCCGCTCCGGCAACCGATACAGACGCTGAAACCGATACTGAAGCAGATGCTACAGATGAGGCAGCAGAAGATACAACAGATACAACCGAGGAAGAAGTGACCGAGGAAGCTGAAGCGACTGAAGAAGCGACTGAGGCCCCTACGGAAGACGCTACTGAAGAAATGACTGAAGAAGCGACCGAAGAAGCGACCGAAGAAGCTGAAGCAACTGAAGCGGCGACAGAAGAAGCCACTGAAGAAGCAGTTGAAGATGTCGAAGCCACAGCAACAAGCGAAAGCTAA
- a CDS encoding globin, with the protein MSHTELSVFELVGGEPTFRALVDHFYARVEQDDVLRPLFPEDLELGKYWQYLFLMQYWGGPTQYAAERGHPRLRMRHAPFQIDAEARNHWVEHMLAAIDEVGIQEPARSMMRDYFERGASFMINHIVPDSSAGGE; encoded by the coding sequence ATGAGCCATACAGAGCTTTCTGTATTTGAATTAGTGGGTGGGGAACCAACTTTCCGTGCGTTGGTGGATCATTTCTATGCGCGTGTGGAACAGGATGATGTCCTGCGTCCACTCTTCCCAGAAGATCTAGAACTGGGTAAATACTGGCAGTACCTCTTTTTGATGCAGTATTGGGGTGGGCCAACTCAGTATGCTGCTGAGCGAGGGCACCCACGTTTGCGGATGCGCCATGCGCCTTTCCAGATTGATGCTGAAGCGCGTAATCATTGGGTCGAGCATATGTTAGCGGCTATTGATGAAGTTGGTATTCAAGAGCCTGCTCGTAGTATGATGCGTGATTACTTCGAAAGGGGTGCGAGCTTTATGATTAATCATATCGTACCGGATTCGTCTGCCGGGGGCGAATAA
- the thyX gene encoding FAD-dependent thymidylate synthase: MTNEIIGKRINVLDKGWIELVDLMPNPKTDISGDLAIVNAARVSFMGESKGPVKDKRLLMYLLRNRHTSPFEMVEFKFRVRAPLVTWWQWVRHRTWSMNAQSGRYTPFEEDDFYVPDIWRRQSASNKQASEGQVTDEENAELTEQLVAHYEAGYRMYQHALDTGVSKEMARLFLPGFSVYYTWVTKVDAHNLMHFLRLRMASDAQYEIRVYAQAIYDHFFKPALPWTAEAFEKYILGLEDQEPD; this comes from the coding sequence GTGACAAACGAAATCATCGGCAAGCGCATTAATGTGCTGGATAAAGGCTGGATAGAACTCGTCGATTTAATGCCCAACCCTAAAACCGATATCTCCGGCGATCTAGCAATTGTCAATGCAGCCCGCGTCAGCTTTATGGGCGAGAGCAAAGGCCCTGTAAAAGATAAACGCCTGCTGATGTACCTGCTCAGGAATCGGCATACGTCACCTTTTGAAATGGTTGAGTTTAAGTTTCGCGTTCGGGCACCATTGGTAACATGGTGGCAGTGGGTGCGTCATCGCACATGGAGCATGAACGCACAGTCAGGACGCTATACGCCTTTTGAAGAAGATGATTTTTATGTCCCTGACATCTGGCGTAGGCAATCAGCCAGTAACAAACAAGCCAGCGAAGGCCAAGTCACTGACGAAGAAAATGCTGAGTTAACAGAGCAACTCGTTGCGCATTACGAAGCAGGCTACCGCATGTATCAACATGCCCTGGATACAGGCGTCTCCAAAGAGATGGCACGCCTGTTCTTACCCGGTTTTAGCGTGTATTACACCTGGGTCACGAAGGTTGATGCCCACAACCTGATGCATTTCTTGCGGTTACGTATGGCAAGCGACGCGCAATACGAAATTCGTGTTTATGCACAGGCTATTTATGATCACTTTTTTAAGCCTGCCCTACCCTGGACAGCAGAAGCGTTCGAGAAGTACATCCTTGGGCTGGAAGATCAGGAACCGGACTGA